The window accatttggttgcaaaggaaattgaaggaaagtgtagtgaaattttcaaacctaataaagaaactattataataaaaaatttggtAAACAAATTATTATAATCATTACCCCACATGGTTATGTTACAAACTCCAAATAATTCAATATatagttattaaattttattgtACTTTGCATCTAAATCTCGTAGATTTGATAAGTAAATTAAaattgggcaagagattgctacGTAGTCATGTAACCCCTGCATCATCGTGGGGGCAATAAGAGTGTGCACACACGCATCAGCTTGcatgcattttttatttcaatgagGTCTAAATAGTAATTGTGCATgtttctgtgtctaggcacatgAACCATGCGaacaggtagcattcttttttctaataaaattacACCTATAAAGTAGTGTTGCTAAATatagtaagaaatttaagtaattgTACAGAtttttgtgtctaggcgcaggaacCACGCGACCAGATAGCGTTCTTTTTCTCAATAAAATTACACCAGTAAAGTAGCATGACTAAACaaagtaagaaatttaagtagtttatacaatcatgtcGGGTAATGGTTACAAAAGTATCTTTttaagttttgaaaattttcaattccctTTTTTTCACTTTACATTACAACCACACAGAACCAAGAAAAAAACTTCTCCACGACATCGGAGTGCAATTTCCCCcctttacatgattttttttattgttattattattatggatGAAAGACAATGTCTGGATTGTCGCGTGGCCCTTGCACTAGTGCCCTTGCACCAATGTGGTAGCCAATGAAGGGATGCACAGGGGTGTCGATAAGGGGATTTTTCATTTGTTAGgaggtggggcagtcattttaaGAGGTTGTTTGGTTGCATACTTGCACGCGATCAGACATTCTTTTCCCTAATtattataagggaaaaagaacattaaaTCGCTAATCGGTCTCATGGTTtctgcacccaaacacaagaCTATGTGAAATTATCGCTCAACCCCTagtgaattaaaaaaatctcatccaatgAAATGCTCTACACGTGATCTTATTAGCCCCCACACTAGTGTAGGCGCTTCCGGGACCAAACACCGATCTCTTACCCTTATTATACTAAGTGGATCCCATTTGGACGATCCCTTTTTCAAAACAATTATTGGTGTAGTATTCAGAGAGTCGTAGGGAACCTTCTTCCTAAATTCTAATACATTTATAAGGCTATGCCTTCAAATTTAAAATGGTTCACAATCACAGATAAATAGGATCCAACGGACAATGAAATGGTTGATGTTAAAGAGTGGCAACTCGATCGGACGATCCAAATTAAATTACTAAAGGGAACAAAGGCTCCGGCTTACCGCCTAACCCGGCGAGGGAGCAATCTCGATTGAACAAAAACCAAGCAAATGAAATTTCAGAGTCAGAGGCTCAGAGCTCCTTCCTAGGACCGAAGCCAAAGGCTTTGCGTGGCAGGTTTTAACGGTTAGTTTTCTAATAAATCCGTAGCGATCCTATGACAGATTCACCGATCAAATCTCCTCCCGACGACATTCCTGAAATCCCAGTTGAGATCGTGAGCGAAGAAGAGATGGCTCTCATCGAAGCTGCCTTTTCTGCTACTCGTTGCTCTCTTCCCTCCTCTTTCATATCTTCTGctgcttcctcctcctcctctcatTCTCGATTGTCGCTCGTCTCTTCTGTTTCATCTATTACTTTTCACTCGAAAAGGAGATTGTCAGTCTGTTCGGAGGCTCATACAGTTGGTGACATTGAAGATTCAGGCCGTTTAGGCGCTGCCCAGAAGAAAAGTAAAGTACCCCAGTCGTTATTGGACCGATTTCGGAGAAGAAAAGGACTGGCCATCACCGATCTCACTGCTTCGgtatgaaaattttctccttatgtatatttcttcttcttatttgattgtcttcattttattttagtgAGCTTGATCAGAGTGCCTACTCATAGGATGTTAACCATGAAGAAAGATTTTAGTTGTTTGAACTCTGAaaaatattttgtaattttcaagCCTCCTGTTGCAATATTTGGGAGTGACCCAAGACGAATAAGGATGTACTTCGATTCTGTTCGTGTGGTGGAACCTCAATTCCTCAAATATGACCTCTTTTTTGTTTAGTTGTAACATCTAATGCTCATATCATATCTTGTCTGACTCAGTTTCCCAAACCCAAGCTTTGAGAGGTCCCATTATTGAAATTGTGTTTTCTGTCCAATAcgttccccctccccctctctgttttctattattCCCTATAATATGAAATGAACCTTAAAGTACTTGCAACACTTGAATTTGTTACCAGGCCATTTTGATGTCTTATGCTCTTTCAAGTATTGACATCTATACAGACGAAATTCTAGCATTAATTGCTTATTCAAGTCTCtactttttgttcttttagttCTATAACTTCAAACTAATCGGAGTTCCATTGTTCTTCATTTCCTATTATTGACACTAGGAGTGGTGTGAAAAGCAAATGGAATTTTCTCTTCTCTATGGGAAACCTAGAAGAACTAAAGCTATGAAAGCTGGCAGTGATCGGCATGCTAAACTGGAAGAAGAGGTAATTTTCAATCTGTAAACCAATTGTTTATCCTCTTATCTTGCTATCTTCATAGCTATTTTAAGAtaatcactcttttgttttttgttttttttttctctttctccgaACTCTAATAATGAGACCATGCTTTAGAAACCTACTATAATTTAGCTCACACTTAGTCATATATCATGTTATTTGTGATCTACAAAATGCTTTTTGTCAAAATTATAATATCATTTTAATTAAGTGAAGTAGAGTCTTATTAAAAATCTAAACAGGGATCAACCATGATTCTACAAAGTAGTACCATACCATGAAGGGCTACAATCACATCTAGAATTTGCTTGTTTGATGTAATTCAATCTTCATTCAGTTGTTTGCTCATTTCCGCATGAGCATTCTTACAAATACTACATAGTGCACTTTGAAATGTTTCTGGAGTATTTGGTACAAGTGTAAAGAGGCACCACTTTCATTCATGAAAAAAAAGACGCACCATTTCTGAATGAGCATTCTTACAAATACTACATAGTGCACTATGAAATGTTTCTGGAGCATTTGTTACATGTGTAAAGAGGCACGACTATCATTCATGAAAAAAAAGTGGcaccattattgcataattagTTATTGATCTTATTTGTTCTtaagttttcttggttactGATACTACTATTCCTTGAGCATGATTTAGTTTTTTCGTAATTCAACATCACCATATTGATCTATCAGCTCATTGGGCCTCCCTAAGTTTTCTTCAATATCGTTTATCCACTTCTGAGATTAACATATGGTCCAATCCATGTCACAAATCCTCAACTTCTTCACTTTCAGCATGGGCAGTAGCATATCATTCAAGTTtctcttctagggtttatgCAGTAAACATAACCctcaggaaaaaaaataccattTACTAAATGCTTGTTTGTTTGATCTCTACGTTGTGTTGAGAGTGCTTATTTGTTTCAAATCATGCATATCTAGGCCACTGAATTTCCTTTTATGCATATTTATAGCATAGGATTTGTTGTCCTAACACTGTACCTTATTGGACCACAGGTTATCAAAAAAGTAAAAGTTCGAGTAAAAGCGGTTGAAGATGCCTGGGGTCTGAAGCTCATGAATTTTATTGTAGGTTCAAATCAACTATTATTTGAAGGACTAACACGTGAGCTGCCTCTGTAAGTTAGGGTAATTAAGATAATTCTAGTTTCATCCTTTTTATTATCAGTGTGAATTGTTTCTAGTTTTgtgcatcccccccccccctgccaTCAGATTGGTTGAGGTAGTATGGTAGGACATGAAACGGAGGATATAAGATATTGTGTCCCACAAACCTTTGTTTCTAATGGATTCTTAATATAGCATTCCTTTTATTCATGGTTTTTGTGCTATGGTCTAGTGGCTTGGATGTAGTTGCATCCaaatatttgattttgttaTAGATGTGTGTAGGGATGCAGTGCAACTTATTCATATGTCAGACCTATTTTCGAGGGGCAAGCTTATAAGATCTTTAAATTCTCTTTTCTCAGGGAGTTCTTCCTCTATGTTGTTTCCCCCTGTATCTTTTAATAATTCAGTAGGCCTTTGACTTGCACAGCAATTAAATTTTGATAATTCTAGTATCCTTGTTAATGGATTATAATTTTACATTATTTCAGAGTAGGTCTTGTAGATGGTGTCTGGATGGTTGGGGTGATTGATGAAATTAGAATGCCTTTAACAGAAGAAATCAGGACCCCCTCATTGGTGGACACAAAAACTCGTGTTCAAGCTTCACTTCCCTCTGAACCACAGAGAAGAAATGGAAGGTATGTGTATTTTCCATATGTTATGTCAATAAATTGTTTGCTAATCTAGCAGGATAGGTTTCTTGACAGCATTATTTAATGTTGTGATCTATCTGAATTAAAGCTTTTCCCTTTCAGTTTGAGAGTTCAtgaatattcaatttttttgttctttttgggtGGCAGACTTCAGTTAATGTGCTACAAGTATTTGTGGGATAATATAGttgctgatagcttcccttcagaccatttctttgatttctttggaTTGAATCCTCTTCACGTTTTGTCCGAAGATATCATAGAGCACGCTGCTAGCTCAGGTTTCCCTGTGAAGGTAAATGACTTTGCTCCTTGACTGTAGTAATCCATTGATCTATGTTTCTTGTGACACCTTAATACCTTTTCTCATCTATAATTAACCGTTTACTCCATGTATTTTCCCTATTGGCCAATCCATCTCCCCCGTTGTGTTAGTTGGTGAACCCCTTGGAAGGGATATGACTGACATAGTGACATATGAATGGACACCATAATTTCATGATATTTGAACTTCTTTACTGCCAACTTCCTTCAAGAATAGTTCTTACCTATATTTTAGCTGTGGATCAGAAGTTTAAGATATTCAGTTCTATTTGGTCAAATTCTGAGGTTATTCTCCATTTGAATGATGTCCATTGGCTGGATGGTCCTCAGCAACGACTTAGTAGTCATCTCCATGATAAAAGCGGCATTTGaagatgatagtgatgatgtaTTCATTCTCCAGTATAATTTTGTTAAGTTTATCCCAAGTTACTGAGCAGCTTCTTTCTCCAgtatatttttccttatttctgCTGCTTCAGTTTGAGAGGTGCTCAACCTAAacaaaacttggttttaacctATAGTGGGATTACTCCAACTTAACCTGGAAAATCTTCTCCTGTTGCTTTCTACTTCCTCTTCTTGAAGGCTCATTCTTTTGGGTCGGGCAAGGTTGAAGCATATCCGAAACTCAACATGGATTTAACTGGGCATGGGTTGGCCAACCTGAAACTTGGAGAACCAATTAGATTGTCAGTACAGTTCATGAATTATCACCCTAGTCCATATGTAACCCTTCAATCTTCTAAGGGATTACAGTATCTTCATGAGCCCTTAATTGTTCCCCTTATTACTCTGTCTTTTTCATATCTTAGCATAGATCTCCTGTTGacatcaaacttgatggttcGAATGTTTCATTTTGTGTGTGGTCAGCTATGTTCCTGAATCAATGTGCTATAATGTCATGTGTTAAAGGCTTGAGGAGCGAAACAAGATATGTCTAATGGGATATGTATGCGATCTGGAGAGCCTTTTGTTAATGTGGAAAAATGTCCTGTGAGAGAAAGTTGAGAACACTGTGTCAAAATGAAGACATTCTTGACATAAGATTAAAGAAACATTTGGATAGAATAAAATAATCAAGTCTTTAGTGAGTTGTTTGTATCAAAAGATAGGCATTCTGGCTATGGTACACCCAAGAGCTTTCCTACTTATTAAATGTAATGGATCAATacagaaacaaaaattttgGACATGTAGGGTAAAATCCTCTCATAGACATTATTGCTTTCCGGTTTATGATGATATTCTGAGTTTGCTTCATTTACATGTGCAGACCCTTGAAGATCTAGTTACGTGCTTTAGAAATGCGTGTTGCTTGATGCCTTCTGCACACGACCAGCTTCTGTTGAGGTGATTAGAAATCTAAACTTAAAACTTTAGACTATGTTATTAGTTGGACCTCTTCTAGCTGCAAACTAGTCCATGGAAGATGAAAATATTCCTATTTAAGGATAGGAAAGGTTTTAGCTATGTTCCATCTTGAGAAACATTTTATAGAGAGCAGCAATGTTGCGTATGACAGCTGGAGAAGTCACTTCTCTTGTTCCTTCAAAGAATTAGTATTCCAGTAACCATTGTCCATGGGGAAAAATATAGTACAAAACATAGTATGGGGCTTATGTGGTCATGGATATTTTCTACATGGCCACCTCAGGCAGTTGCTTATGAGATGGCTGGATGTGTGGGTATTCATTGGCTGCTGCACCATCTTTCCATTTGGCTGAAAAAGTAGTTTTGTCCCGAGAAGGCTTCTATGCTTTTAATATTCAGTAAGGGTAATTAATTTAGATGATTTGAACTGCCCAATCTATCTCATTCTTTTGAATGCTTGGCCAAAAATTTGTATGGTTATGAAAAGCCTATTGGGTATTTTGTACGAGGCTTTACTGGTCAGAGTCCTCTTCTATTTTCTAAGATCATCTCTCCACATATTTGGGGTCACCTTTCTGCTTCTTGTTTGCTGCAGATATGAACTCCAAGAAGATCATTCATTGCTAGGTGAAGATAAGTTTGCTTATGATTCTGATTGGCTTAAAAGTCAGATCCAGTGCTGTCTTGAGTTCTGGATGGGAAACCGAGAAGCCAGATATGTCCCAACAGAGGAGCGCTGGAAGTGTCGGTATTGCAAGTTTGCTTCTGTTTGTCCAACAAATGCAAGCACCAATAGTATGCCAAGCTAGAATTTAGCAGCGATGTTATACTCCTATCCTAATTCAATCAGCCTACAAGAAGTTGTTGCTGTATGTAGCCACTTTTTGCAGAAGTGACAGAGAGTACGGAACCACCCAAGTTCCCACTGTATTTCACTTGGATTGGCAGACCATTACGTGGGGCACCCCAAGAAATAACAGGATCCTGTACAACTTATTTGTGTGTAGCCATATGCATATAGCATGCCATTGTTGTTGGCAGACCTTCCATGCTCTGTTTAataattcttctttttctttttctttgtttcggTACCCATTTATAGATTCATTCATTGTTGTAAAATGGATACTTAATTAACTGTacatttatttttcattccaaTAAATATAAATTTCTGCTGCTCCTTCAAGGAGTTTCCTCTATACTTTGCGCATGTATGATGTTACATAGCTGGACAGTAGATGTAAACTGAGCAGTTGTCCTACAGAATGCTCTCATGACTGTGATTAGGGGCAGTCCAACCGCGAGGGCATTCCTATGGTTTCATTAGTTGTTAAGTGTTGATCAGATGATCAGGATGCACCACTCAATGTAACCCACTGCATAAACCGAATAGATCTGTGGCCATTGGCATGATGAGATGGATGACATTCAAGGGGAGTTCTCCACTGCCTTGAGTCTCTTGGCTTTCTATGTTGAAAATTTTTGGACATTGCTCATCATTCATAAAGAAGATTCACATATCATGAAACCATAGACTTTACCTTCAGACTCCAAAAATTGTCAAGGAACACAGTAGGGGGGGGAGTGAAATGTCTTAGTTCATCTggggaaaaaaaactgaatcttCCTTTTTCAAAGCTACTTTAGATTGGGTGAAACTGAACCATCCTGCCAAACATCAGGATAGGCACCCAGTGTCAGGACAAGCGGATCAACCTGAATTGAggtcaaggttttaagtatctgGATCGGATTAGACAGATTAGGTGTCTTGATCAGGATCAGGTGGCAGTGCTACACTGATATTTTGTCAAATAATAGTCAATATTGGGTTGGATCATCTGATCAGGATCAACATTGGTAGTTTCCAATCCAGTCTACTATACCAGTTTGTAGAACCTTGGTGGAGGTGATTTAGGTAGAGATGGCCGGAGAGCAAAATGACAGAGTATGCAAACACATGCTGATCTTACAAGGTTATGCATGCGCGAGTCCAGAAACTCTGCACTCGTATTTCCTTTTTTGATGGTTAATCACTCTGCAACAAACTCATTTACCTTTTgatggattattttggtagagaccCAGAAATCTGTGATCAGGTTTGTAATTTTCTTGCAGTGTGAGTACTGGGAAAATCTAAATATAAGTTCCATTTCTGTTGATGATTGTATtcttaaatgttttttttttaattggttacaagttttgaaatttctttttttaattttttagagTCAAATAGTTATAGTCTCATATCGGTTTATTCACGTTTTTTGTGCCTTCATATACTTGAGGAGCTATCTCCATTTAATGCCTTAAGGTGTTGGTTAAACCCTCCAACATGCTGAGATGACTTATCGATTTCAACAAATGATGGGAAGTTAATTACAATTTCTAGGTTGGCATGCTTgtacaaaaatcaaaatcactTCTAATTCCAAAGCAttgcttctttctcttctctcttctttcatcCCCTTGTCTGTGAGAAAATCTGCTGCTGGTTCTATTTGGCCTTCATCAATGTGTGAACATAGCTGGAGAAGAGAACTGATTACAATAAGTTCCTACTTACCTACTTCATCTTGCTTCCATTGTTGTGAAGTTACAGTGTTCATTTCTGTTATTTCCATAAATTATCTTAACCCAAAGGACTTGGCACCTATATTTTCAAGTGTGGATAAATGTTaaaaacaaacaccaaagaaacaCGAAGAAACAAAACAGCATAAGCAGGTTTTGTGCACAATCCACAACCATGCACAAAATCTTTTGCCAAAAaattattatcaaaaaaataagagagcaTTCGGTGGGTCAAAGAACCTTCTCCatccctctcccccttcccccctaatttttatcctcttctGTTCGCTACCCGAACAAGACCGTCCTGTCTCTTCATATGGGGTgcgaaatgatgacttaacctccctcggccagtgtgttcgggcagggggttaggttgTCATTTcgcacccccatgtgaggggacaggaCAATCCTGGTCGGGCAGCGAACAAGAAATGATAAcgattcccctcccccccccccccccccccacccccaaaaaaaagagagggtatAATAGTAAATTCAGCAAACACCACCTGGTCGGCACAATAGCATCCATTccccagggttttaaaaaacggAATCGGATATGAATCGGTCAGGGCCGGTTCTAATCCAGATTGATTGGAATCGCATGGAACCGGCCGATTCTAAGCTATTTGGAGGTGAAAATGTTATCGGCTCAAGAATCGATTCGATTGAACTGGCCGATctgatttcaaattttcaatgcaACCATTAACAATTAGGATCGGTGTCAGCCGATTCGATACTCTGATCCGATACCCGATTCCCGATTCATTAAGGCATGCCCCAACACGGCTACacccctcttccccccccccccccttcaaataaaaaataaaaaaaacgcATGAGAAAAACTTAGAAGAACTTCTGGGGAAGTCCATTTGCAGCTTCGGTGAACCTCTGAAAACCCTAAGAATGGGTTCTTGTTTTCTAAATCAGGCGTTAAGACGGAGCAACAACTTCACAGCTTAAAAGAAAAGACCAAATAATTTATTTACAAACCGATGTTCTTTTCTTCAACCCTGAACCTCTCGCGGATATGGTGAGTTGAGACCCTCTTTGTTCCATTTTCTGTTTTCCAATGTGaaattctatttcttctttttttcccccgtTTTCAAACACCCATTTTGCTGCTTTGAGTCATTAGGTTTTTATTGATATTTGTTAAAAGACAAGGCAGTTGTAAGAGAATGGAAACATCTCCATGGCGATTTGGTGTTCGATTATTGAGTGCTCCTTCTTTactgtttcccccccccccccccccccgttgTTCTCTTGTTGATCATCAATTAAAGAAATTATATTGGCTACTAATGAGCTAGATTGAATTAAATTCTTCCAGTGAGTTGCTTCAAATCTAAATTTGTTTAACATCCATCAACCATGAGATCTGTTGTCTCTGAGTTTGTGGGTTTTTTGCAGAGCCTTTCACATCATTTTCGATGGAGTTATCTAGAGCCTTTCACAGGCTTAATACATCTCCTTCGGTCCTGCACAAGTTCGCACAGTAGtgaaagacttttttttttttttttgttttattcggCTAgcatgtttgaaattttggacAGAGATCACCAAATCTTATCCATCTAGGAGACAACCAAAACCACTATTAGATTCATTGGGTGGAAGTTTGACTCTAATTACATTGTTAAGGTGATGTCTTGAAAATTTCTTTGTACTGACCTTTGTGTGTTCTTTTGTGGCTTGATGATAAAATAATTGATATTGGTCCTGAGATTCAAACAGAAGCATCTCGGATTGGAATATTGCTGGAAATTAAAGCCCATTAGGAACCAACTGTAGGCTTCAGATTTAggctaggattttattttagtGGAGAGGGTGACATCTAAATGTCCATTGCAAAAGATGTAAAGTCTGTTCTTTATTCGATTGGATTAGGTTTAACAGTTGCGTGCTGGGCATGGCGATGGGCTATGCTTTTAGGAGAATAAAGTTCAAAGTGGTCAAATCTTACTTGAAAGCTTTAGGACATCTTGATCTTTGGTAGAGAGTGGATCTGGTATATTTATATCAAATCTTTTCTTTGCTGCCTCATGTGGCCCTATTAACAGTTGGGTGCATAGTCTCTTAGAAAAGAGTCCCAGTGCCCCTAAAATGGAAGGATCTTTGCTGGGAAATTGCTCACTGAAAGGTTAATATATGTTATGCGCTACCAAGGAGGCTCTACGATAGCATCATCTGTCTCATGTTTGCTACATATGCAATGTGGGCAAGGAATAAGTTGGCCGTTGGTTCTAAACTTCTAATTGTCCATTCGCCTTTAAGATCTGGTTCcatttcctccccccccccccccccccccggcgttAGGAGGTTTCACCCATGTCATTGTTGCTCTGATGGGGATTTGTGAGGGGTGAGCCTCTTCACACGATTGTCCTTTATACTGATATTGTGACCCTTTACAAGGAGAGTATTTATTAATTGTTTCTTGGCAGTTTCATCTCTGTTGAAATGATTATCATAATAATTTCTTCTCATGTGGCACATGGGCATTCTCTTGTCATTTATCTTATCTGGAGTGATTCTTCCCTCG is drawn from Telopea speciosissima isolate NSW1024214 ecotype Mountain lineage chromosome 1, Tspe_v1, whole genome shotgun sequence and contains these coding sequences:
- the LOC122657556 gene encoding exonuclease V, chloroplastic-like, with product MTDSPIKSPPDDIPEIPVEIVSEEEMALIEAAFSATRCSLPSSFISSAASSSSSHSRLSLVSSVSSITFHSKRRLSVCSEAHTVGDIEDSGRLGAAQKKSKVPQSLLDRFRRRKGLAITDLTASEWCEKQMEFSLLYGKPRRTKAMKAGSDRHAKLEEEVIKKVKVRVKAVEDAWGLKLMNFIVGSNQLLFEGLTRELPLVGLVDGVWMVGVIDEIRMPLTEEIRTPSLVDTKTRVQASLPSEPQRRNGRLQLMCYKYLWDNIVADSFPSDHFFDFFGLNPLHVLSEDIIEHAASSGFPVKTLEDLVTCFRNACCLMPSAHDQLLLRYELQEDHSLLGEDKFAYDSDWLKSQIQCCLEFWMGNREARYVPTEERWKCRYCKFASVCPTNASTNSMPS